Proteins encoded within one genomic window of Thunnus maccoyii chromosome 22, fThuMac1.1, whole genome shotgun sequence:
- the LOC121890072 gene encoding uncharacterized protein LOC121890072: protein MRSFILITALLLCSLSWITVSVSESQTVEVRPGEEVTLQCSNMSRTPTHTYWSRLVKRTKISCISSMYRSDNDAEYCDGFQNGKFKMSSNVSTVSLKITQVDLSDSGLYFCGFYMDGRTVLKVIDLKVQEKSDGITNLLRVVLGGQTVLLVMIIIGLVVKIRKLQTAPNEEQNTPQSENLGSDNLNYAALSFNPKPKRIRRPASGREVEPNVIYAATR from the exons ATGAGGAGCTTTATCTTGATAACAGCTTTACTTCTCTGCAGCCTCA gctggatCACTGTCTCAGTTTCTGAGTCTCAGACTGTGGAGGTCCGGCCTGGTGAAGAAGTCACACTGCAGTGCTCCAACATGTCCAGAACTCCAACTCACACATATTGGTCCAGACTTGTCAAAAGAACCAAGATCAGCTGTATCTCCTCTATGTACAGATCTGATAATGATGCTGAATACTGTGATGGATTCCAAAATGGGAAATTCAAAATGAGTTCCAACGTCTCTACTGTCTCTCTTAAAATCACGCAAGTGGATTTATCCGACTCTGGGCTGTATTTCTGTGGATTTTACATGGATGGACGTACAGTACTTAAAGTAATAGATTTAAAAGTTCAAG AAAAGTCTGATGGAATAACAAACCTGCTGCGTGTGGTCTTGGGTGGTCAGACTGTTCTCCTTGTTATGATTATCATTGGTTTGGTTGTCAAAATCAGGAAACTTCAGACAG CTCCTAATGAAGAGCAAAATACACCACAGAGTGAG AATCTGGGCTCTGATAACCTGAACTACGCAGCGCTGAGTTTCAATCCAAAGCCCAAAAGAATCCGAAGGCCTGCATCAGGGAGAGAAGTGGAGCCAAATGTGATTTATGCTGCCACCAGATAG
- the LOC121890071 gene encoding uncharacterized protein LOC121890071, which translates to MRNFISTTALLLCIVSWISVSVSEFYTVDVQPGEDVTLLCSNFSSVPSQIFWFRVVKRSKPHCISSMFQPLEPASFCEGFQNGKFEMRSNISTFFLKIKQLDSTDSGLYFCGYYVSKNPIIVSATYLEVQGESDGITKPMSVILGGLTNLLVMIIIGLVVKIRKFQTAHVEELNPPQTESQDSDDLNYAAVTFQLKDTRNHRPASEREVETQVIYSSTR; encoded by the exons ATGAGGAACTTCATCTCAACTACAGCTTTACTGCTCTGCATCGTGA GCTGGATCTCTGTCTCAGTTTCTGAGTTTTACACTGTGGATGTTCAGCCTGGTGAAGACGTGACACTGCTGTGCTCCAACTTTTCCAGTGTTCCCTCTCAGATATTCTGGTTCAGAGTGGTCAAGAGATCCAAGCCTCACTGTATCTCATCTATGTTCCAGCCTCTCGAGCCTGCTTCATTCTGTGAGGGATTTCAAAATGGCAAATTTGAAATGAGATccaacatttctacattttttctcaaaatcaAGCAATTGGATTCAACAGACTCTGGACTGTATTTTTGTGGATATTATGTGAGCAAAAACCCAATTATTGTCAGTGCAACATATTTAGAGGTTCAAG GAGAGTCTGATGGAATAACAAAGCCGATGAGTGTGATCCTGGGTGGTCTGACTAATCTCCTTGTTATGATCATTATCGGTCTGGTTGTCAAAATCAGGAAATTTCAGACAG CTCATGTTGAAGAACTGAATCCACCTCAGACAGAG AGTCAGGACTCCGATGACCTGAACTATGCAGCTGTGACTTTTCAACTAAAAGACACGAGAAACCACAGGCCTGCATcagagagagaagtggagaCTCAAGTTATTTATTCTTCCACCAGATAG
- the LOC121890068 gene encoding uncharacterized protein LOC121890068, with the protein MNFTLVTTLLCCIAASLSEFYTVEVQPGEDVILLCSNFSSVPIHIHWFRLANRSNTSCISSMASSDSNVSFCDGFQNHKFNMTSNTTALFLKIKQVDLSDSGLYFCGFKTDGNPVIVSATYLKVQEVFDGISTLMSAILVGLTVFLLLVIIGLVVKIRKLHTAQTEGQNPQHSENLGSDALNYAALSFHPKAKTRRRPASEREMETNVIYAATR; encoded by the exons ATGAACTTCACCTTGGTAACGACTTTACTCT GTTGTATCGCTGCCTCTCTTTCTGAGTTTTACACTGTGGAGGTCCAGCCTGGTGAAGACGTCATACTGCTGTGCTCCAACTTTTCCAGTGTTCCCATTCACATACACTGGTTCAGACTGGCCAACAGATCCAACACCAGCTGCATCTCCTCTATGGCCAGCTCTGATTccaatgtttcattttgtgatggatttcaaaatcacaaatttaatATGACATCCAACACCACTGCCCTCTTTCTCAAGATCAAACAAGTGGATTTATCTGACTCTGGACTGTATTTCTGTGGATTTAAAACAGATGGAAACCCAGTTATTGTCAGTGCAACATATTTAAAGGTTCAAG AAGTGTTTGATGGAATAAGCACGCTGATGAGTGCAATCCTGGTTGGTctgactgttttcctccttctagTCATCATTGGTCTGGTTGTCAAAATAAGGAAACTTCATACAG CTCAAACTGAGGGACAGAATCCACAACACAGTGAG aatcTGGGCTCTGATGCCCTGAACTACGCAGCGCTGAGTTTCCATCCAAAAGCAAAAACTAGGAGAAGGCctgcatcagagagagagatggagacaaatGTTATTTATGCTGCCACCAGATAG